A DNA window from Aureibaculum sp. 2308TA14-22 contains the following coding sequences:
- a CDS encoding DUF1572 family protein, with product MNKNYIKSIQKQFAYYKSLGDKTFEQLNDTEIHWQFNNDSNSIAIITKHIVGNMLSRWTNFYTEDGEKDWRHRDTEFEDTYTSKTEMTTAWEKGWDCLFNIINQLKAEDLERIIYIRNEGHTVLEAINRQLCHYSYHVGQLVYAGKLIKSEQWKSLSIPKNESSTYNKEKFDREKHRGHFTDGL from the coding sequence ATGAATAAAAATTATATCAAAAGCATACAGAAGCAATTTGCCTATTACAAAAGTTTGGGAGATAAGACTTTTGAACAACTTAACGACACCGAAATTCATTGGCAGTTTAATAATGATAGTAATAGTATTGCTATTATAACAAAACACATAGTTGGAAATATGCTATCGCGTTGGACTAATTTTTATACTGAAGATGGTGAAAAAGATTGGCGGCACAGAGATACCGAATTTGAAGATACCTATACTTCAAAAACCGAAATGACAACAGCTTGGGAAAAAGGTTGGGATTGTTTATTTAATATAATCAATCAACTTAAAGCAGAAGATTTAGAACGCATTATTTATATAAGGAACGAAGGCCATACTGTTTTAGAAGCAATAAATAGGCAATTGTGCCACTATTCATATCATGTTGGGCAATTGGTTTATGCTGGTAAATTGATTAAAAGTGAACAATGGAAAAGTCTTTCAATTCCTAAAAACGAATCTTCAACTTACAATAAAGAAAAATTTGACAGAGAAAAACATCGTGGTCATTTTACGGATGGCCTATAA
- a CDS encoding alpha/beta fold hydrolase, with protein MPKKNTFEVPSSIIGTGQFLQLFSSKLASNFALKLFTAPPKFKVPEREEMMRKSAKNIMVNIAAIEKEVNIYEYGFSKTKILLVHGWAGRGTQLYEIADKLLENGMMVISVDLPSHGLSSGKTTNLIECIATIEFLNEKFGPFEAAIGHSFGGMALLASLSKKSFLNKLVTIGIEGSNNKILDVFVQKLKLKPKVAETMRKQIKSKFKVHLESLAALTSAKKVKIPTLVVHDTQDKDVDVSSAYKIRQNLANGRLIITNGLGHRKILRDHSTINKIIDFLKS; from the coding sequence ATGCCAAAAAAAAACACCTTTGAGGTACCCAGTTCAATTATCGGAACCGGACAGTTCTTACAATTATTCTCAAGTAAATTAGCTTCAAATTTTGCATTAAAACTTTTTACTGCACCTCCTAAGTTTAAAGTTCCCGAAAGAGAAGAAATGATGCGTAAGAGTGCAAAAAATATTATGGTTAATATTGCTGCTATAGAAAAAGAAGTGAATATTTATGAATATGGATTTTCCAAAACAAAAATACTATTAGTACACGGTTGGGCTGGGCGTGGTACACAACTCTATGAAATTGCAGACAAATTATTGGAAAACGGCATGATGGTTATTAGTGTTGACCTGCCATCACACGGATTGTCCTCTGGGAAAACGACCAATTTAATTGAATGTATTGCCACTATCGAATTTCTAAATGAAAAATTTGGTCCTTTTGAAGCTGCTATTGGACATTCATTTGGAGGTATGGCATTATTGGCATCCTTATCAAAAAAATCTTTTTTAAATAAATTAGTTACAATAGGCATTGAAGGTTCAAACAATAAAATTTTAGATGTTTTTGTGCAAAAATTGAAGTTAAAACCAAAAGTTGCTGAAACAATGCGTAAGCAAATTAAATCAAAGTTTAAAGTACATCTAGAATCATTAGCTGCACTTACAAGTGCAAAAAAAGTAAAAATTCCCACCTTGGTAGTTCACGATACCCAAGATAAAGATGTAGATGTAAGTTCGGCTTACAAAATACGACAAAATTTAGCAAATGGTAGGCTCATAATTACGAACGGTTTAGGGCATCGAAAAATACTAAGAGACCATAGTACTATAAATAAAATTATAGATTTTTTAAAAAGTTAA
- a CDS encoding M48 family metallopeptidase, producing the protein MKKIITLTVVTLFLISCSTVPITGRKRVNFVSDAQVLPMAFAQYQGFLAENKLSTNAAKTKQIKEIGARISQAVDRFMRVNGMQAEADSYKWEFNLIEDKTVNAWCMPGGKVVFYTGILPICKNEDGIAAVMGHEVAHAFAKHGQERMSTGTLQQLGGVAVAVATANKSPEQRQIWNTAYGIGSTVGVMLPFSRTHEREADRLGLVFMIMAGYNGEEAAEVWVRMSQRDGAGQAPPQILSTHPSNQSRIADLKAYLPKARVMAKKFNAKALAN; encoded by the coding sequence ATGAAAAAAATAATTACCCTGACTGTAGTAACCCTATTTTTAATAAGCTGTAGTACAGTGCCAATTACGGGTAGAAAAAGAGTAAATTTTGTAAGTGATGCACAAGTATTGCCGATGGCTTTTGCTCAGTATCAAGGATTTTTAGCTGAAAATAAATTATCTACAAATGCAGCTAAAACAAAGCAAATAAAAGAAATTGGTGCTAGAATATCTCAAGCAGTAGATCGATTTATGCGGGTTAACGGTATGCAAGCAGAAGCAGATAGTTATAAATGGGAGTTCAATTTAATTGAAGATAAAACTGTAAATGCTTGGTGTATGCCAGGTGGCAAGGTGGTTTTTTATACCGGTATTTTACCTATTTGTAAAAATGAAGATGGTATTGCTGCTGTGATGGGTCACGAGGTAGCCCATGCTTTTGCCAAACATGGCCAAGAGCGTATGTCAACAGGTACGTTACAACAATTAGGAGGTGTGGCCGTAGCGGTAGCAACGGCTAATAAATCACCTGAACAACGTCAAATTTGGAATACTGCTTACGGAATTGGCTCAACAGTTGGCGTAATGTTACCTTTTAGTAGAACCCATGAGCGTGAAGCCGATAGACTGGGATTGGTATTTATGATTATGGCAGGCTATAATGGTGAAGAAGCTGCTGAGGTTTGGGTCAGAATGAGCCAACGCGATGGAGCTGGTCAAGCACCGCCACAAATTTTAAGTACACACCCATCTAACCAGTCAAGAATAGCCGATTTAAAGGCTTATTTACCGAAAGCAAGAGTAATGGCTAAAAAATTTAATGCCAAAGCATTAGCCAACTAA
- the msrB gene encoding peptide-methionine (R)-S-oxide reductase MsrB, which translates to MKNTLILLIISLTMSCTSTAQKNNTKSKKTTEKKDKIVKTEAEWKAQLTDQEYYVLRQKGTDRPGDGGYTKHFEKGTYVCRACNAQLFESGSKYESHCGWPSFDDAIPGTIDFTKDISHGMIRTEITCTKCEGHLGHIFDDGPKETTGKRYCVNTSSIKFVPAEKK; encoded by the coding sequence ATGAAGAATACACTTATATTATTAATTATTTCATTAACAATGAGTTGTACAAGTACAGCTCAAAAAAATAATACTAAAAGTAAAAAAACAACTGAAAAAAAAGATAAAATCGTGAAAACAGAAGCAGAGTGGAAAGCTCAATTGACAGATCAAGAATATTATGTTTTACGTCAAAAAGGTACTGACAGACCAGGTGATGGTGGTTATACAAAACATTTCGAAAAAGGCACCTATGTTTGTAGAGCTTGTAATGCCCAGTTATTTGAGTCTGGAAGTAAATACGAAAGCCACTGTGGTTGGCCTTCTTTTGATGATGCCATTCCTGGCACTATAGATTTCACCAAAGATATAAGTCATGGTATGATTAGAACTGAAATAACTTGTACCAAATGTGAAGGCCACTTAGGGCATATTTTTGATGATGGACCTAAAGAGACAACTGGGAAACGCTATTGTGTTAATACTAGTTCCATTAAGTTTGTCCCAGCTGAGAAAAAATAA
- a CDS encoding Y-family DNA polymerase, protein MFALVDCNNFYASCERAFNPDLRHKPIAILSNNDGCVIARSDEAKALELPMGAPAFKYKLFFKENNIHVFSSNYPLYGDMSSRVMSILQQFTPDVDVYSIDEAFLQFKGFENYNFNSYGNDIRQRILKWTGLPTCVGIAPTKALSKVANKIARKFPEQTNGIFVIDSDEKRIKALKWTKIASVWGIGYGLQKRLKAKNVRTAYDFSQLSDEWVLKNFSITEWKLKKDLEGIATLQLDNYKAKKAIATTRSFEYTFSDLINIQERVSTFASSCAEKLRKQNSSCHMIIVLLSSDRHKKDTPRHRANTTVAFPYPTNSSLVISNAAVKAVARIFKKGVKYKRAGVIVTGLVPTDNHQLDLFNHENPKHRPLMSALDELNNKYGDYKLKLANQDLKRTWKMRQEHLSPKYTTNINEILKVKADY, encoded by the coding sequence ATGTTTGCACTTGTAGATTGTAATAATTTTTATGCTTCGTGCGAAAGGGCTTTTAACCCTGATTTACGTCATAAGCCAATTGCTATTTTATCAAATAATGATGGTTGTGTAATCGCTCGAAGCGATGAAGCAAAAGCTTTAGAGTTGCCAATGGGAGCTCCTGCTTTTAAGTACAAACTGTTCTTTAAAGAAAATAACATCCATGTGTTTTCTTCAAATTACCCGCTGTATGGTGATATGAGCAGCAGGGTAATGTCCATTTTACAACAATTTACACCCGATGTTGACGTATATAGTATTGATGAAGCTTTTTTACAATTTAAAGGATTTGAAAATTACAATTTTAATAGTTACGGAAACGATATCAGACAACGCATTTTAAAATGGACTGGACTTCCTACTTGTGTTGGCATTGCCCCGACAAAAGCCTTGTCTAAAGTGGCTAATAAAATTGCTCGTAAATTCCCCGAACAAACCAATGGCATATTTGTAATCGATTCTGATGAAAAACGTATAAAAGCCTTAAAATGGACTAAAATAGCCTCAGTCTGGGGCATTGGTTATGGCTTGCAAAAGCGTTTAAAAGCTAAAAATGTTAGAACAGCTTACGATTTTTCACAATTGTCAGATGAGTGGGTACTGAAAAATTTCTCGATAACTGAATGGAAATTAAAAAAAGATTTGGAAGGTATTGCCACGTTGCAATTAGATAATTATAAAGCTAAAAAAGCAATTGCTACCACCAGAAGCTTTGAATATACTTTTTCTGATTTAATAAATATACAAGAACGCGTATCGACTTTTGCCAGTAGTTGTGCCGAAAAGTTGCGAAAACAAAATTCAAGCTGTCATATGATAATTGTACTGTTAAGCAGCGATAGACATAAAAAAGATACACCACGCCATAGGGCAAATACTACAGTGGCATTTCCTTATCCTACAAATTCATCACTGGTTATAAGTAATGCTGCCGTTAAAGCGGTTGCTAGAATCTTTAAAAAAGGTGTAAAATATAAACGTGCAGGTGTTATTGTTACAGGATTGGTACCTACCGATAATCATCAATTGGATTTATTTAACCATGAGAATCCTAAGCACCGACCGTTGATGTCCGCATTGGATGAACTAAACAATAAATATGGCGACTATAAATTGAAATTGGCCAATCAAGACCTGAAACGAACGTGGAAAATGCGTCAAGAACATTTATCTCCAAAATACACAACAAATATCAACGAAATACTCAAAGTTAAAGCCGATTATTAA
- a CDS encoding phospholipase D family protein: MQAKTGVYVLEDGGGSLITRAWLTDYAEKTIDIQYFIFSTDNVGLIACDYLVRAADRGVKVRILVDDIMVDADLEDVLMMDSHENISIKVYNPGVNLGKSIVGKLKKFATDFRNANLRMHNKTFIVDSKVVVTGGRNIADEYFDYDHEYNFRDRDVLLLGKIAPKVERSFEQFWNNDLSVPIQSLTDELPENFNDSNRFEKLHQYACNPENFWPQIRSQIENLPTAFKNIKESGGLVWTDQVEFVSDAPGKNDGSEGLGGGGYTTDALIKLVKNAKTSLDIQTPYLITTELSRNLFSDAIKRGVKIRILTNSLASTDNLEAFNGYQRDRKALLETGVEIYEFKPDAEERFKIMTGELQAKLDFKPIFGLHSKSMIIDNETTVIGTFNLDPRSANLNTECLAIIHDKKVTEGVLKGMEIEFKPENSWRTTLDFNPDNKVKIGKRIKTWTRKIVPKEIL, translated from the coding sequence ATGCAAGCTAAAACCGGTGTTTACGTTTTAGAAGATGGCGGTGGCTCGTTAATTACTAGAGCTTGGCTTACCGATTATGCTGAAAAAACTATTGATATTCAGTATTTTATTTTTTCTACGGATAACGTGGGACTTATTGCTTGTGATTATTTGGTTAGAGCAGCAGACCGAGGTGTAAAAGTGCGAATTTTGGTTGATGATATTATGGTTGACGCGGATTTAGAAGATGTTTTAATGATGGACTCCCACGAAAATATCAGCATTAAAGTCTATAACCCAGGTGTTAATCTAGGTAAAAGTATTGTCGGCAAACTTAAAAAGTTTGCTACCGACTTTAGAAATGCTAATTTACGAATGCATAATAAAACCTTTATTGTTGATAGTAAAGTAGTTGTTACAGGCGGGCGTAATATTGCTGATGAATATTTTGATTATGACCACGAGTATAACTTTAGAGACAGGGATGTACTTTTATTGGGTAAAATTGCTCCAAAAGTAGAGCGATCTTTTGAACAATTTTGGAATAATGATTTAAGTGTTCCCATTCAAAGTTTAACGGATGAGTTACCAGAAAATTTTAATGATTCCAACCGATTTGAAAAATTACATCAATATGCGTGTAATCCCGAAAATTTTTGGCCTCAAATTCGTTCACAAATTGAAAATTTACCTACTGCATTTAAAAACATTAAAGAATCTGGTGGTTTGGTTTGGACCGACCAAGTAGAATTCGTCTCCGATGCACCAGGAAAAAATGACGGATCCGAAGGTTTGGGCGGCGGTGGTTACACTACTGACGCTCTAATTAAATTGGTTAAAAACGCCAAAACTTCTTTAGACATTCAAACGCCTTATTTAATTACTACTGAATTAAGTCGTAATCTATTTAGTGATGCCATAAAACGCGGAGTAAAAATTAGGATTCTGACCAATAGTCTAGCTTCAACAGATAATTTAGAAGCCTTTAATGGTTATCAACGGGACAGAAAAGCTTTGTTGGAAACAGGTGTAGAAATCTACGAATTTAAACCCGATGCCGAAGAACGTTTTAAAATAATGACAGGTGAACTGCAGGCAAAATTAGATTTTAAACCCATTTTTGGGTTGCATTCAAAATCTATGATTATTGATAATGAAACAACGGTTATAGGCACTTTTAATCTCGACCCTAGAAGTGCCAATCTAAATACTGAATGTTTAGCAATTATTCATGACAAAAAAGTAACCGAAGGTGTTTTAAAAGGTATGGAAATAGAATTTAAACCTGAAAATTCTTGGCGGACAACATTGGATTTTAATCCCGACAATAAAGTCAAAATAGGTAAACGTATAAAAACTTGGACACGCAAAATTGTACCTAAAGAGATTTTGTAG